From a single Nocardioides sp. dk884 genomic region:
- a CDS encoding branched-chain amino acid aminotransferase: protein MQIRTTTNPNPVSDERLAEVLADPGFGNHFTDHMLTVEWTPEAGWHDARIEPYGPITLDPATAVLHYAQETFEGMKAYRHADGSIWTFRPEANAERMARSSQRLALPVLEVPDFLQAVEELVRIDQRWVPDTTAPGAGEKSLYLRPFMFASEKFLGVRPSQHVTFMVIASPAGSYFKGGLKPVSLWLTEDYTRAGRGGMGAAKTGGNYASSLVAQQQATANGCDQVVFLDAQEGKYVEELGGMNMYFVYADGRIVTPATGTILEGITRSSIIDLAQQMGHKVEERRFGIDEWREGVASGEIVEIFACGTAAVVTPVGSLKWDGGEVPCVHESGEVTMAIRSALVDIQYGRAEDTFGWMRRVV from the coding sequence ATGCAGATCCGCACCACGACCAACCCGAACCCGGTCAGCGACGAGCGCCTCGCGGAGGTGCTCGCCGACCCCGGTTTCGGCAACCACTTCACCGACCACATGCTCACCGTGGAGTGGACGCCCGAGGCGGGCTGGCACGACGCCCGCATCGAGCCGTACGGCCCGATCACCCTGGACCCGGCCACCGCGGTGCTGCACTACGCCCAGGAGACCTTCGAGGGCATGAAGGCCTACCGCCACGCGGACGGGTCGATCTGGACCTTCCGTCCCGAGGCGAACGCCGAGCGCATGGCCCGCTCCAGCCAGCGGCTGGCGCTTCCGGTGCTCGAGGTCCCCGACTTCCTCCAGGCGGTCGAGGAGCTGGTCCGCATCGACCAGCGCTGGGTGCCCGACACCACCGCGCCGGGCGCGGGGGAGAAGAGCCTCTACCTGCGTCCGTTCATGTTCGCCTCGGAGAAGTTCCTGGGCGTGCGTCCCTCCCAGCACGTCACGTTCATGGTGATCGCCAGCCCGGCCGGCTCCTACTTCAAGGGCGGGCTGAAGCCGGTCTCGCTGTGGCTGACCGAGGACTACACCCGCGCCGGCCGCGGCGGCATGGGCGCGGCCAAGACCGGCGGCAACTACGCCAGCTCGCTGGTCGCCCAGCAGCAGGCCACCGCGAACGGCTGCGACCAGGTCGTGTTCCTCGACGCCCAGGAGGGCAAGTACGTCGAGGAGCTGGGCGGCATGAACATGTACTTCGTCTACGCCGACGGCCGCATCGTCACCCCCGCGACCGGCACGATCCTCGAGGGGATCACCCGCAGCAGCATCATCGACCTCGCCCAGCAGATGGGGCACAAGGTCGAGGAGCGCCGCTTCGGCATCGACGAGTGGCGCGAGGGCGTCGCCAGCGGCGAGATCGTGGAGATCTTCGCCTGCGGCACCGCCGCGGTGGTCACCCCCGTCGGCAGCCTGAAGTGGGACGGCGGCGAGGTGCCGTGCGTCCACGAGAGCGGCGAGGTCACGATGGCGATCCGCTCCGCGCTCGTCGACATCCAGTACGGCCGCGCCGAGGACACCTTCGGCTGGATGCGCCGCGTCGTCTGA
- a CDS encoding 3-isopropylmalate dehydrogenase, with translation MTSTNSAPAPASGTVRLAVVPGDGIGKEVTPEALKVLEAAAPAGVKFEQTHYSLGAEHYLATGEVLPDGALAEIREQDAILLGAIGGKPNDPNIPPGLLERGLLLRLRFELDHYVNLRPSRLYPGSSSPLADPGEIDFVVVREGTEGPYTGNGGALRVGTPAEVATEVSVNTAYGVERLVRDAFARAQRRPRKKLTLVHKTNVLVHAGSVWWRLFNEVAAEYPEVTTDYLHIDAATIFMATDPARFDVIVTDNLFGDIITDLAGAVTGGIGLAASGNVNPSGTAPSMFEPVHGSAPDIAGQQKADPTAAILSAAMLLDHLGHPEAARRIDDAVVADLAARTPGQARRTPEVGDAIAARVSG, from the coding sequence ATGACCAGCACGAACTCCGCCCCCGCACCCGCCTCCGGCACCGTCCGTCTCGCCGTCGTCCCCGGCGACGGCATCGGCAAGGAGGTCACCCCCGAGGCCCTGAAGGTCCTCGAGGCGGCGGCCCCCGCGGGCGTGAAGTTCGAGCAGACCCACTACAGCCTCGGTGCCGAGCACTACCTCGCCACCGGCGAGGTGCTGCCCGACGGCGCGCTCGCCGAGATCCGCGAGCAGGACGCGATCCTCCTCGGTGCGATCGGCGGCAAGCCCAACGACCCGAACATCCCCCCGGGTCTGCTCGAGCGCGGCCTGCTGCTGCGCCTGCGCTTCGAGCTCGACCACTACGTCAACCTGCGACCCTCGCGCCTCTACCCCGGCTCGAGCTCGCCCCTCGCCGACCCCGGCGAGATCGACTTCGTGGTCGTCCGTGAGGGCACCGAGGGCCCCTACACCGGCAACGGCGGCGCGCTGCGCGTCGGTACGCCGGCCGAGGTGGCCACCGAGGTCTCGGTCAACACCGCGTACGGCGTCGAGCGCCTGGTGCGCGACGCCTTCGCCCGCGCCCAGCGCCGGCCCCGCAAGAAGCTCACCCTGGTCCACAAGACCAACGTGCTCGTGCACGCCGGCTCGGTGTGGTGGCGGCTGTTCAACGAGGTGGCCGCGGAGTACCCCGAGGTCACCACCGACTACCTGCACATCGACGCGGCCACGATCTTCATGGCCACCGACCCCGCACGCTTCGACGTGATCGTCACCGACAACCTCTTCGGCGACATCATCACCGACCTCGCCGGCGCCGTCACCGGCGGCATCGGCCTGGCCGCCTCCGGCAACGTGAACCCGTCGGGCACCGCCCCGTCGATGTTCGAGCCGGTGCACGGCTCCGCTCCCGACATCGCCGGGCAGCAGAAGGCCGACCCGACCGCGGCCATCCTCTCCGCGGCCATGCTGCTGGACCACCTCGGTCACCCCGAGGCGGCCCGTCGCATCGACGACGCCGTCGTCGCCGACCTCGCCGCCCGCACGCCCGGCCAGGCGCGCCGTACTCCCGAGGTCGGCGACGCGATCGCCGCCCGAGTATCCGGCTGA
- a CDS encoding FecCD family ABC transporter permease has product MSTPTLLPGVPDERLEVAARGLRATRRHRQTRRAVVTLGLLVVAVALCLTSLMMGDYPLSVGQVLAAVAGSDAAPASFIVTELRLPRVALGVLVGVAFGIAGALFQSVLRNPLASPDVIGISQGASAGAVAAILLGGASGALVSLSAIAGGAAVGLLLYAVAWRGGMTGHRFVLAGIGVAYVCSSVIGYLLTRSEVQQAQSALLWMTGSLAQADWSLVRQLALALVVLVPLVAGVARALDVLLLGDDQARSLGRRPDLTRGLVIALGVALACVATAAAGPVAFVAFTAAPIARRLLGDGTLALLQAALVGVVLVVGADLVAQHLLPADMAVPVGVVTGAIGGPYLIWLMASGRARAA; this is encoded by the coding sequence ATGAGCACGCCCACGCTGCTTCCCGGGGTCCCCGACGAGCGCCTCGAGGTCGCCGCCCGCGGCCTGCGCGCCACCCGTCGGCACCGGCAGACTCGGCGCGCCGTGGTCACCCTCGGACTCCTCGTCGTCGCCGTGGCACTGTGCCTGACCTCGCTGATGATGGGCGACTACCCGCTCTCCGTCGGCCAGGTGCTGGCTGCGGTCGCCGGCTCCGACGCCGCCCCGGCGTCCTTCATCGTCACCGAGCTGCGTCTGCCCCGGGTCGCGCTCGGCGTGCTGGTCGGGGTCGCCTTCGGCATCGCCGGGGCGCTGTTCCAGTCGGTGCTGCGCAACCCGCTCGCCAGCCCCGACGTCATCGGCATCTCCCAGGGCGCGAGCGCCGGCGCGGTCGCCGCGATCCTGCTCGGCGGTGCCAGCGGCGCCCTGGTCTCGCTCTCCGCGATCGCCGGGGGAGCGGCCGTCGGCCTGCTGCTGTACGCCGTGGCGTGGCGCGGCGGGATGACCGGGCACCGCTTCGTGCTCGCGGGCATCGGCGTGGCCTACGTGTGCTCCTCGGTGATCGGCTACCTGCTGACCCGCAGCGAGGTGCAGCAGGCCCAGTCCGCGCTGCTGTGGATGACCGGCAGCCTGGCCCAGGCCGACTGGAGCCTGGTGCGCCAGCTGGCGCTCGCCCTGGTCGTGCTGGTCCCGCTCGTCGCCGGCGTGGCGCGCGCGCTCGACGTGCTCCTGCTCGGCGACGACCAGGCCCGCAGCCTGGGCCGTCGCCCCGACCTGACCCGCGGGCTGGTGATCGCCCTCGGGGTCGCCCTGGCCTGCGTGGCCACCGCGGCCGCCGGCCCGGTCGCGTTCGTGGCGTTCACCGCCGCGCCCATCGCCCGGCGCCTGCTCGGCGACGGCACGCTGGCGCTGCTCCAGGCCGCGCTGGTCGGGGTGGTCCTGGTCGTCGGCGCCGACCTGGTCGCCCAGCACCTGCTCCCCGCCGACATGGCGGTCCCGGTCGGGGTCGTGACCGGCGCCATCGGCGGGCCCTACCTGATCTGGCTGATGGCCAGCGGGCGCGCCCGCGCCGCCTGA
- a CDS encoding TetR/AcrR family transcriptional regulator, whose translation MDDPRPLPLLGSAPAERSDAARNRERLLEAAQRLIRENGPEHLTMEALATAAGVGKGTVFRRFGSRAGLMAAVLDFSEAEWQASVISGPPPLGPGAPPWDRLVAFGRSRLERVLEAADLIWAADFTDARSATVHSFAALHVRHLLAELDTPGDLPLLAIALLAPLEQPVLHRQVTVEGIDVDRIHAAWVDLASRVVGR comes from the coding sequence ATGGACGACCCCCGCCCGCTGCCTCTGCTCGGCTCCGCACCCGCGGAGCGCAGCGACGCCGCTCGCAACCGCGAGCGGCTGCTCGAGGCGGCCCAGCGGCTGATCCGCGAGAACGGCCCCGAGCACCTGACGATGGAGGCGCTGGCCACCGCCGCCGGCGTGGGCAAGGGCACCGTCTTTCGCCGCTTCGGCTCCCGCGCCGGCCTGATGGCCGCCGTCCTGGACTTCTCCGAGGCGGAGTGGCAGGCCTCGGTGATCAGCGGGCCGCCGCCCTTGGGGCCGGGTGCGCCGCCGTGGGACCGGTTGGTCGCCTTCGGCCGCTCCCGCCTCGAGCGCGTGCTGGAGGCCGCCGACCTGATCTGGGCGGCCGACTTCACCGACGCGCGCTCCGCGACCGTGCACTCCTTCGCGGCGCTCCACGTGCGCCACCTGCTGGCCGAGCTGGACACCCCCGGCGACCTGCCGCTGCTGGCGATCGCGCTGCTCGCCCCGCTCGAGCAGCCGGTGCTGCACCGCCAGGTCACCGTCGAGGGCATCGACGTGGACCGCATCCACGCCGCCTGGGTGGACCTGGCCTCCCGCGTCGTCGGCCGCTGA
- a CDS encoding FecCD family ABC transporter permease produces MSSTLDRPPAVPSAPPRVRTTRVSRGVVSVLVLLALLALVALASLMWGARDISPGQVWAGLFSPDADDNDHAVVRDLRVPRTLIGIVGGAALGAAGALLQGVTRNPIADPGLLGINAGASLAVVTAISALGVSSVAGYLWFGFAGAAIAAVVVYGAASLGWEGVTPIKLALVGAAFTATATSLSSVVLLTDQRTLGEYRFWQVGSLANRPLDVLVVVLPFVVVGLLLALASGRVLNALALGDDVARGLGQDVARGRLIVVVAVVLLCGSAVALVGPIAFIGLAVPHLARVLVGPDYRWLVALSALLGPVLLLAADVVGRLVVRPGELEAGLVVAVLGAPVLIGIVRRSRAVAA; encoded by the coding sequence ATGAGCTCGACGCTCGACCGGCCCCCCGCCGTACCCTCCGCGCCGCCGCGGGTGCGCACCACCCGGGTCTCCCGCGGCGTGGTGAGCGTGCTGGTGCTGCTCGCGCTGCTGGCCCTGGTCGCGCTCGCCAGCCTGATGTGGGGCGCGCGCGACATCAGCCCGGGCCAGGTCTGGGCCGGGCTCTTCTCCCCGGACGCGGACGACAACGACCACGCGGTGGTGCGTGACCTGCGCGTGCCGCGGACCCTGATCGGCATCGTCGGGGGAGCCGCGCTCGGGGCAGCCGGGGCGCTGCTGCAGGGCGTGACCCGCAACCCGATCGCCGACCCCGGCCTGCTCGGCATCAATGCGGGGGCCTCGCTCGCGGTCGTCACCGCGATCTCCGCCCTCGGCGTCTCCTCGGTGGCCGGCTACCTGTGGTTCGGCTTCGCCGGGGCCGCGATCGCGGCGGTGGTGGTCTACGGAGCCGCCTCGCTCGGCTGGGAGGGCGTGACGCCGATCAAGCTCGCGCTGGTCGGGGCCGCGTTCACCGCGACCGCGACGTCGCTGAGCAGCGTCGTGCTGCTCACCGACCAACGCACGCTGGGGGAGTACCGCTTCTGGCAGGTCGGCTCGCTGGCCAACCGACCCCTCGACGTGCTGGTGGTCGTGCTCCCGTTCGTGGTCGTCGGCCTGCTGCTCGCGCTCGCCTCCGGGCGGGTGCTCAACGCCCTCGCCCTCGGCGACGACGTCGCCCGCGGGCTGGGCCAGGACGTCGCCCGCGGCCGGCTGATCGTCGTGGTCGCCGTGGTGCTGCTGTGCGGCTCCGCGGTCGCGCTGGTCGGCCCGATCGCCTTCATCGGTCTGGCCGTCCCGCACCTCGCGCGCGTGCTCGTCGGCCCCGACTACCGCTGGCTGGTCGCCCTCTCCGCGCTCCTCGGCCCGGTGCTGCTGCTCGCCGCCGACGTGGTCGGGCGCCTCGTCGTACGACCCGGCGAGCTCGAGGCCGGGCTGGTCGTCGCCGTGCTCGGCGCCCCGGTGCTGATCGGCATCGTGCGCCGCTCGCGGGCGGTGGCCGCATGA
- a CDS encoding ABC transporter ATP-binding protein: MTLTAHRSEETGTRDGAPVSLVARGVHLAYDQRTVVHGVDLAVPSGQVTVIVGANGCGKSTLLRGLGRILRPTAGTVELDGTDLQRLRPRDVAAVLGLLPQQPIAPEGITVSDLVARGRHPHQGAFRRWSSTDADAVAAALALTDTHELAGRRVEELSGGQRQRVWVAMMLAQDPRIMLLDEPTTYLDIAHQVDLLDLLAELNATRGTTVVMVLHDLNLAARYAHHLVVMADGRLLREGPPAEVLDVDCVRDAFGLESRVIADPVTGCPLVVPVGRYAAGAPTHPVPPTAPPAAPRPTP, translated from the coding sequence ATGACGCTGACCGCGCACCGGTCGGAGGAGACCGGCACCCGCGACGGGGCGCCGGTGTCGCTGGTGGCCCGTGGCGTGCACCTGGCCTACGACCAGCGCACGGTCGTGCACGGCGTCGACCTGGCCGTCCCGTCGGGACAGGTCACGGTCATCGTCGGGGCCAACGGCTGCGGCAAGTCCACCCTGCTGCGCGGCCTGGGCCGGATCCTGCGCCCCACCGCCGGCACCGTGGAGCTCGACGGCACCGACCTGCAGCGGCTGCGCCCGCGCGACGTCGCGGCCGTGCTCGGGCTGCTGCCCCAGCAGCCGATCGCGCCCGAGGGCATCACGGTCAGCGATCTGGTCGCCCGCGGGCGCCACCCGCACCAGGGCGCCTTCCGGCGCTGGAGCTCGACCGACGCGGACGCGGTCGCCGCCGCCCTCGCGCTCACCGACACCCACGAGCTGGCCGGGCGCCGGGTCGAGGAGCTCTCCGGCGGCCAGCGCCAGCGCGTCTGGGTCGCGATGATGCTGGCCCAGGACCCGCGCATCATGCTGCTCGACGAGCCCACGACGTACCTCGACATCGCCCACCAGGTCGACCTCCTCGACCTGCTCGCCGAGCTCAACGCCACCCGCGGCACCACCGTGGTGATGGTGCTGCACGACCTCAACCTCGCCGCGCGCTACGCCCACCACCTGGTCGTGATGGCGGACGGACGGCTGCTGCGCGAGGGCCCGCCCGCGGAGGTGCTGGACGTCGACTGCGTGCGCGACGCGTTCGGCCTGGAGTCGCGGGTGATCGCCGATCCGGTGACCGGCTGTCCCCTCGTCGTACCGGTCGGGCGGTACGCCGCGGGCGCGCCGACGCACCCCGTCCCGCCGACCGCTCCGCCAGCGGCCCCGCGACCCACACCGTGA
- a CDS encoding serine/threonine-protein kinase, with product MSELPASRAAAKVGDYTLLAKIGEGGMGVVHLARHDDGHRVALKVMRPHIVGDDEARARLAREVSSLELIRSRWVAEILDADPWAEVPYVATRYVPGLSLHDHVVEEGPITGPDLLWFAAGLAEGVASVHAAGVLHRDIKPSNVLMEGRTPILIDFGLARVADDPRLTHTGWLLGTPGYLAPEILYGDDATAASDLHSWAATVAYAGTGRPPFGRGPAMAIMDRVRRGEHDVSGLPDDLPEDLRGLVEAALDPDPQHRPTLADVLHRLRPRTTRSTAPVPPPPAAEDIHTVPLALASHQAAYQPTDRILEPVEDDWDEDGYDDGWHDDAPPTRVEPARATRMLPREHWDDSPERWDGYAEPVDLVDPVDLVPPRAGFAERARRAVLWSGAATGVGVGVAAYPWLATAVVLVAVWLLRSGSLTASAVGDRRRLRGRRWYDGPQLLLSAPWGLVRSIPSTLVLVLWSAGLAAAAGLICYAFAAAMPATLLVCGTVLGLALSCGPGGDRVRRPLARLVHPAAASGSSWVLAAGALVALVGVLAWQLADAGPSWAPATDRPLSGISDLPGLPWDDNPS from the coding sequence GTGTCAGAGCTCCCGGCCTCCCGCGCCGCCGCGAAGGTGGGGGACTACACCCTCCTGGCCAAGATCGGCGAGGGCGGGATGGGAGTGGTCCACCTCGCCCGCCACGACGACGGGCACCGCGTCGCCCTGAAGGTGATGCGCCCCCACATCGTCGGCGACGACGAGGCGCGCGCCCGGCTGGCCCGCGAGGTCAGCTCCTTGGAGCTGATCCGCAGCCGCTGGGTGGCGGAGATCCTGGACGCCGACCCGTGGGCCGAGGTGCCCTACGTCGCCACCCGCTACGTGCCGGGGCTCTCGCTGCACGACCACGTGGTCGAGGAGGGGCCGATCACCGGCCCGGACCTGCTCTGGTTTGCCGCCGGGCTCGCCGAGGGCGTCGCCAGCGTCCACGCCGCGGGCGTCCTGCACCGCGACATCAAGCCCTCCAACGTGCTGATGGAGGGGCGCACCCCGATCCTCATCGACTTCGGGCTGGCACGGGTCGCCGACGACCCTCGGCTGACCCACACCGGGTGGCTGCTCGGCACGCCCGGCTACCTCGCCCCGGAGATCCTCTACGGCGACGACGCCACCGCCGCCTCCGACCTCCACTCCTGGGCCGCCACGGTCGCCTACGCCGGCACCGGCCGCCCGCCGTTCGGGCGCGGCCCCGCGATGGCGATCATGGACCGGGTACGCCGCGGCGAGCACGACGTCAGCGGGCTGCCCGACGACCTGCCCGAGGACCTGCGCGGGCTGGTCGAGGCCGCCCTCGACCCCGACCCCCAGCACCGGCCGACGCTTGCCGACGTGCTGCACCGGCTGCGCCCGCGCACCACCCGCTCCACCGCCCCGGTCCCGCCGCCGCCCGCGGCCGAGGACATCCACACCGTGCCGCTGGCGTTGGCGTCGCACCAGGCGGCGTACCAGCCGACCGACCGGATCCTCGAGCCCGTCGAGGACGACTGGGACGAGGACGGGTACGACGACGGGTGGCACGACGACGCGCCGCCGACCCGGGTGGAGCCGGCGCGCGCCACCCGGATGCTGCCGCGGGAGCACTGGGACGATTCGCCGGAGCGTTGGGACGGCTACGCCGAGCCCGTCGACCTCGTCGACCCCGTCGACCTGGTGCCGCCGCGCGCAGGGTTCGCCGAGCGCGCCCGACGTGCGGTGCTGTGGTCCGGTGCCGCGACCGGGGTGGGCGTCGGCGTCGCGGCGTACCCCTGGCTGGCGACGGCCGTGGTGCTCGTCGCGGTCTGGTTGCTGCGCAGCGGATCGCTCACCGCGAGCGCGGTCGGCGACCGCCGCCGGCTGCGCGGCCGGCGTTGGTACGACGGGCCGCAGCTGCTGCTGAGCGCGCCGTGGGGCCTGGTGCGCTCGATCCCGAGCACGCTGGTGCTGGTCCTGTGGAGCGCCGGCCTGGCCGCCGCTGCCGGACTGATCTGCTACGCCTTCGCCGCGGCGATGCCGGCGACCCTGCTCGTGTGCGGGACCGTGCTCGGGCTCGCGCTGTCCTGCGGCCCGGGCGGTGACCGGGTGCGCCGTCCGCTGGCGCGGCTGGTCCACCCGGCCGCGGCCTCGGGGTCGAGCTGGGTGCTCGCCGCGGGCGCGCTCGTGGCCCTGGTCGGGGTGCTCGCCTGGCAGCTGGCGGACGCCGGCCCCAGCTGGGCCCCCGCGACCGACCGCCCGCTATCCGGGATCTCCGACCTCCCCGGCCTGCCCTGGGACGACAACCCCTCCTGA
- a CDS encoding iron-siderophore ABC transporter substrate-binding protein, which produces MTSVRQIPTRSRSRAALSLAAAALLALPLAACGSDDDSDAPAAGTSSDTFEPVTIEHAFGETEIEEKPERVATWGWGSPDAALALGVTPVAMEKLSYGASEDGFMPWQEEAFEESGDETPIALTPGEAPPFEEIAAADPDVILATYSGITEADYEKLSKIAPTVAYPDQPWATPWRDVVTTVGEALGQSEDAEQLLEEIDAEVAEAAKENPEFEGKTIAAVAIDPSAFYVYRGADPRVEFLEDLGFTLAPSVDELDTEETSFYYTLSTEEVDKLTSDVLLSYVPTEERAEEIAKDPTFKTMQQFRDDTVATVVGEDVVAAVSPPTALSLTWGLDVFVDALADATANVR; this is translated from the coding sequence GTGACGTCCGTTCGCCAGATCCCCACCCGGTCCCGCTCCCGCGCGGCCCTGTCGCTCGCGGCGGCCGCCCTGCTCGCCCTGCCGCTGGCCGCCTGCGGCTCCGACGACGACTCGGACGCGCCCGCGGCGGGCACCAGCAGCGACACCTTCGAGCCCGTGACCATCGAGCACGCCTTCGGCGAGACCGAGATCGAGGAGAAGCCCGAGCGGGTCGCCACCTGGGGCTGGGGCTCCCCGGATGCCGCCCTGGCGCTCGGCGTCACCCCCGTCGCGATGGAGAAGCTCAGCTACGGCGCCTCCGAGGACGGCTTCATGCCGTGGCAGGAGGAGGCCTTCGAGGAGTCCGGCGACGAGACCCCCATCGCGCTGACCCCGGGTGAGGCGCCGCCGTTCGAGGAGATCGCGGCCGCGGACCCGGACGTCATCCTCGCGACGTACTCCGGCATCACCGAGGCCGACTACGAGAAGCTCTCGAAGATCGCCCCGACCGTCGCCTACCCCGACCAGCCCTGGGCGACCCCGTGGCGCGACGTGGTCACCACCGTCGGCGAGGCGCTCGGCCAGTCCGAGGACGCCGAGCAGCTGCTCGAGGAGATCGACGCCGAGGTCGCCGAGGCGGCGAAGGAGAACCCGGAGTTCGAGGGCAAGACGATCGCCGCCGTCGCGATCGACCCCAGCGCCTTCTACGTCTACCGCGGCGCCGACCCGCGCGTGGAGTTCCTCGAGGACCTCGGCTTCACCCTCGCCCCGAGCGTGGACGAGCTCGACACCGAGGAGACGAGCTTCTACTACACGCTGAGCACCGAGGAGGTCGACAAGCTGACCTCCGACGTGCTGCTGTCCTACGTCCCGACCGAGGAGCGGGCCGAGGAGATCGCGAAGGACCCGACCTTCAAGACCATGCAGCAGTTCCGTGACGACACCGTCGCCACCGTGGTCGGCGAGGACGTCGTGGCCGCCGTCTCGCCGCCGACCGCGCTGTCGCTGACCTGGGGCCTGGACGTCTTCGTGGACGCGCTCGCGGACGCGACCGCCAACGTCCGCTGA
- a CDS encoding NAD(P)H-dependent oxidoreductase: MTTTRVAVLVGSLRADSLNRKVAEKLAAEAPEGVTLSIIDGLEQLPFYNEELDAGDAPAAAVAVRKAVAEADRALAVTPEYNGTMPAVLNNAIDWLSRPYGGGALSGKPFAVLGVTPTPYGGKWAHTDTARSANIAGAVVLEDVTVSQSALEVDVLNDAEVFGKLQAAVQALVDYSETAAA, translated from the coding sequence GTGACCACCACCCGTGTCGCCGTCCTCGTCGGCAGCCTGCGCGCCGACTCGCTCAACCGCAAGGTCGCCGAGAAGCTGGCCGCTGAGGCCCCCGAGGGCGTGACCCTCTCGATCATCGACGGTCTCGAGCAGCTGCCGTTCTACAACGAGGAGCTCGACGCCGGTGACGCGCCGGCCGCCGCCGTCGCGGTGCGCAAGGCCGTCGCCGAGGCCGACCGGGCCCTGGCCGTCACCCCCGAGTACAACGGCACCATGCCGGCCGTGCTCAACAACGCCATCGACTGGCTCTCGCGCCCGTACGGCGGCGGCGCGCTCTCCGGCAAGCCGTTCGCGGTCCTCGGCGTCACCCCCACGCCGTACGGCGGCAAGTGGGCGCACACCGACACCGCCCGCTCGGCCAACATCGCCGGCGCCGTCGTGCTCGAGGACGTCACGGTCTCCCAGTCGGCCCTCGAGGTCGACGTGCTCAACGACGCCGAGGTCTTCGGCAAGCTGCAGGCTGCCGTGCAGGCGCTGGTGGACTACTCCGAGACCGCCGCGGCCTGA